In Thermodesulfovibrionales bacterium, one genomic interval encodes:
- a CDS encoding carbonic anhydrase — MRSSGLLFALVCFVAIAGLVYAGIEGGKDPLNTLIDGNKRFISGELSKKDLGDSRRQELTKGQHPFATVLTCSDSRVAPEIIFDQGLGDIFVVRVAGNVVEPTTLGSIEYGVEHLQTPLLVILGHESCGAVKAALEATGKPEGNIGAILKKILPAVKTAKKAGKDEKQTLNLAVQENVKNTYMDIMKSKIVRELAREGKLKIIGAEYYLETGKFEILDLGVPAEQQKREHLKKAA, encoded by the coding sequence ATGCGGTCATCAGGTCTTTTGTTTGCTTTGGTATGTTTCGTGGCAATTGCAGGTCTCGTGTACGCGGGTATTGAAGGGGGTAAGGACCCCCTCAATACCCTGATCGACGGAAACAAGAGGTTTATTTCCGGTGAGCTGTCAAAAAAAGATCTCGGAGATAGCAGACGGCAGGAGCTTACAAAAGGGCAGCACCCTTTTGCGACGGTGCTTACGTGCTCTGATTCTAGGGTGGCTCCCGAGATCATATTCGACCAGGGACTTGGAGACATTTTTGTTGTGAGGGTTGCCGGGAATGTTGTGGAGCCGACGACTCTCGGCAGCATAGAGTATGGGGTGGAGCATCTTCAAACTCCACTCCTTGTCATCCTCGGTCATGAATCGTGCGGGGCTGTAAAGGCTGCCCTTGAGGCTACGGGAAAGCCTGAAGGAAATATCGGGGCGATCCTGAAGAAGATTCTTCCTGCTGTAAAGACCGCAAAGAAGGCCGGGAAAGACGAGAAGCAGACCCTCAATCTCGCTGTGCAGGAGAATGTGAAGAATACATACATGGACATTATGAAGAGTAAGATAGTCAGGGAGCTGGCCCGGGAAGGGAAACTCAAGATTATCGGGGCCGAATACTATCTCGAAACCGGCAAGTTCGAGATCCTTGATCTTGGGGTGCCTGCTGAACAACAAAAGAGGGAGCATCTGAAGAAAGCAGCCTAG
- a CDS encoding glycine zipper family protein: MLKLRTSILGVLVSLVLGGCATLPSGPSVMVLPPPDKPFEQFQAEDAMCRQWAAQQIGMNPQEAANQQAVGSAVLGTAIGAAAGAAIGSASGDVGAGAAIGAGSGLLVGSAVGANARQAYGWEAQRRYDIAYQQCMYARGNQIPGVMPRSRTQRIPPPPPPPPYPYSPTPPMQ; this comes from the coding sequence ATGTTAAAGCTCAGGACAAGCATCCTTGGAGTTTTGGTGTCACTGGTTTTGGGAGGATGTGCGACCCTTCCGTCGGGTCCCAGTGTGATGGTTCTGCCGCCCCCTGACAAGCCCTTTGAGCAGTTCCAGGCAGAGGATGCCATGTGCAGACAGTGGGCAGCACAACAGATAGGGATGAATCCCCAGGAGGCGGCTAATCAGCAGGCAGTTGGGTCGGCTGTTCTTGGCACGGCGATCGGTGCGGCAGCAGGAGCCGCGATCGGCAGCGCCAGCGGCGATGTAGGCGCCGGTGCGGCGATTGGCGCAGGCTCAGGACTTCTCGTGGGATCTGCCGTAGGAGCCAATGCCAGACAGGCTTATGGATGGGAGGCGCAGCGTCGGTATGACATCGCATATCAGCAGTGCATGTATGCCAGGGGCAATCAGATCCCGGGAGTAATGCCGAGGAGTCGTACCCAGAGGATTCCACCTCCACCACCTCCTCCGCCTTACCCTTATTCACCGACACCTCCAATGCAGTAG